One genomic segment of Cololabis saira isolate AMF1-May2022 chromosome 22, fColSai1.1, whole genome shotgun sequence includes these proteins:
- the LOC133423341 gene encoding ATP-dependent zinc metalloprotease YME1L1-like isoform X2 has protein sequence MFSLSTSFQPQQMIVPLSQVINGLHSLKNSATASIQTLHKDFSPEHSSYLKEPNGGLRDLGLLEVRASQLEELVSRLLPSGQEEPPSVPSMWNTSHISADSFFHNKHGFSKRRSVGFGSQLFHRQYHSPLRDVCSELQFLPVWVQSRGFKTLKSKTRRVNSGYAGPVESESYTPAFMKGLLLRDKGAEAQSLDQVVQQRNLPENQHEAFKTGFTEGFMRSQALTQRIQDSLRRTRLILLVLLLIGMYGLSRTPFLSVRFRTTSGLDSAVDPIQMKNVTFDHVKGVEEAKNELQDVVEFLKNPQKFTVLGGKLPKGILLVGPPGTGKTLLARAVAGEADVPFYYASGSEFDEMFVGVGASRIRNLFKEAKANAPCVIFIDELDSVGGKRIESPMHPYSRQTINQLLAEMDGFKPNEGVIVIGATNFAEALDNALVRPGRFDMQVTVPRPDVKGRTEILNWYLSKIKMDPAVEAEIIARGTVGFSGADLENLVNQAALKAAVDEKEMVTMKDLEFAKDKILMGPERRSVEIDKKNKTITAYHESGHAIVAYYTKDAMPINKATIMPRGPTLGHVSMLPENDRWSETRAQLLAQMDVSMGGRVAEELIFGDDNITTGASSDFDGATKIAKMMVTRFGMSDKLGVMTYRDVSKQSPETQAAIEQEVRVLLKDSYERAKSLLKTYSKEHKTLADALLRYETLDAKEIKKVLEGKALDH, from the exons ATGTTTTCGCTGTCGACGTCGTTTCAACCGCAGCAG ATGATTGTCCCTCTCAGCCAGGTCATCAATGGACTCCACTCTCTGAAGAACTCAGCCACAGCTTCAATCCAGACCCTTCACAAAGATTTCAGCCCAGAGCACAGTTCATACCTAAAAGAG CCAAATGGGGGTCTGAGGGATCTGGGTCTGTTGGAGGTCAGGGCGAGTCAGCTCGAGGAGCTGGTCAGCAGGTTACTGCCTTCAGGACAGGAGGAGCCTCCCAGCGTTCCTTCGATGTGGAATACGAGTCATATTTCTGCCGACAGCTTCTTTCACAACAAGCAtg gGTTTTCAAAGAGAAGATCGGTAGGCTTTGGTTCACAACTGTTCCACAGACAATACCACAGCCCCCTTAGAGATGTTTGCTCAGAACTACAGTTTCTGCCTG TATGGGTCCAGAGTCGGGGTTTCAAGACGCTTAAATCAAAGACCAGACGAGTGAACTCTGGCTACGCTGGTCCAGTAGAATCTGAGAGTTACACACCAGCTTTCATGAAG GGGCTGCTCTTGAGAGACAAAGGGGCCGAAGCACAGTCGCTGGACCAAGTGGTACAGCAAAGAAACCTGCCAGAAAACCAGCACGAGGCTTTCAAGACTGGTTTCACTGAGGGATTCATGAGGTCCCAAGCTTTAACGCAGAGAATACAAG ATTCACTGAGGAGAACCAGGCTGATCCTGCTGGTCCTCCTCCTCATTGGCATGTATGGCCTGTCAAGAACCCCATTTCTCTCTG TGAGGTTCCGCACCACATCTGGTCTGGACTCAGCAGTGGATCCCATCCAGATGAAGAATGTGACATTTGATCATGTCAAAGGAGTGGAGGAGGCCAAGAATGAGTTACAAGATGTCGTGGAGTTTCtcaagaacccgcagaagttcACTGTTTTGGGTGGAAAGCTGCCTAAGG GAATCCTTCTCGTCGGTCCTCCAGGAACAGGAAAGACTCTGTTAGCCCGAGCCGTGGCCGGAGAGGCCGACGTGCCTTTCTACTACGCTTCCGGATCAGAGTTTGATGAAATGTTTGTGGGTGTTGGTGCAAGTCGAATCAGGAATCTTTTCA AAGAGGCAAAAGCTAATGCTCCCTGTGTCATCTTCATTGATGAGTTGGACAGCGTGGGCGGAAAGAGGATCGAGTCTCCTATGCACCCTTACTCCAGACAAACTATAAACCAGCTGCTGGCAGAGATGGACGG ATTTAAACCAAATGAAGGCGTCATCGTTATTGGTGCAACAAACTTTGCAGAAGCTTTGGATAA TGCTCTGGTGAGGCCTGGGAGGTTCGACATGCAGGTCACCGTCCCTCGTCCTGATGTTAAAGGACGCACAGAAATTCTCAACTGGTACCTCTCCAAGATCAAAATGGACCCTG CCGTTGAAGCAGAGATTATCGCCCGGGGCACAGTGGGTTTCTCTGGGGCAGACCTCGAGAACCTGGTCAACCAGGCAGCCCTGAAGGCAGCTGTGGACGAAAAGGAGATGGTCACGATGAAGGACCTAGAGTTCGCTAAGGATAAGATCCTCATGG GTCCTGAGAGGCGAAGTGTTGAAATAGACAAGAAGAATAAAACCATAACAGCGTACCACGAGTCAGGCCATGCCATTGTTGCCTATTACACCAAAGATGCGATGCCCATCAATAAGGCTACCATCATGCCCAGAGGACCAACTCTTGGCCAT GTGTCCATGCTCCCAGAGAACGACCGCTGGAGTGAGACACGAGCCCAGCTGCTGGCTCAGATGGATGTCAGCATGGGCGGCCGGGTAGCAGAGGAGCTCATCTTTGGGGATGACAACATCACCACAG GAGCGTCCAGTGACTTTGATGGTGCGACCAAAATTGCAAAAATGATGGTTACCAGGTTCGGCATGAGTGACAAG CTCGGTGTCATGACCTACAGAGACGTGTCCAAGCAGAGCCCCGAGACACAAGCCGCcatcgaacaggaagtcagagtTTTACTGAAA GATTCCTACGAACGAGCGAAAAGCCTTCTGAAGACTTACAGCAAGGAACACAAGACGCTGGCAGACGCCCTGCTAAGATATGAAACTCTGGATGCCAAAGAGATCAAGAAAGTGCTTGAGGGAAAAGCTCTGGACCACTAA
- the LOC133423341 gene encoding ATP-dependent zinc metalloprotease YME1L1-like isoform X1, producing the protein MFSLSTSFQPQQMIVPLSQVINGLHSLKNSATASIQTLHKDFSPEHSSYLKEPNGGLRDLGLLEVRASQLEELVSRLLPSGQEEPPSVPSMWNTSHISADSFFHNKHGFSKRRSVGFGSQLFHRQYHSPLRDVCSELQFLPVWVQSRGFKTLKSKTRRVNSGYAGPVESESYTPAFMKGLLLRDKGAEAQSLDQVVQQRNLPENQHEAFKTGFTEGFMRSQALTQRIQDSLRRTRLILLVLLLIGMYGLSRTPFLSGKGSFSDAVRFRTTSGLDSAVDPIQMKNVTFDHVKGVEEAKNELQDVVEFLKNPQKFTVLGGKLPKGILLVGPPGTGKTLLARAVAGEADVPFYYASGSEFDEMFVGVGASRIRNLFKEAKANAPCVIFIDELDSVGGKRIESPMHPYSRQTINQLLAEMDGFKPNEGVIVIGATNFAEALDNALVRPGRFDMQVTVPRPDVKGRTEILNWYLSKIKMDPAVEAEIIARGTVGFSGADLENLVNQAALKAAVDEKEMVTMKDLEFAKDKILMGPERRSVEIDKKNKTITAYHESGHAIVAYYTKDAMPINKATIMPRGPTLGHVSMLPENDRWSETRAQLLAQMDVSMGGRVAEELIFGDDNITTGASSDFDGATKIAKMMVTRFGMSDKLGVMTYRDVSKQSPETQAAIEQEVRVLLKDSYERAKSLLKTYSKEHKTLADALLRYETLDAKEIKKVLEGKALDH; encoded by the exons ATGTTTTCGCTGTCGACGTCGTTTCAACCGCAGCAG ATGATTGTCCCTCTCAGCCAGGTCATCAATGGACTCCACTCTCTGAAGAACTCAGCCACAGCTTCAATCCAGACCCTTCACAAAGATTTCAGCCCAGAGCACAGTTCATACCTAAAAGAG CCAAATGGGGGTCTGAGGGATCTGGGTCTGTTGGAGGTCAGGGCGAGTCAGCTCGAGGAGCTGGTCAGCAGGTTACTGCCTTCAGGACAGGAGGAGCCTCCCAGCGTTCCTTCGATGTGGAATACGAGTCATATTTCTGCCGACAGCTTCTTTCACAACAAGCAtg gGTTTTCAAAGAGAAGATCGGTAGGCTTTGGTTCACAACTGTTCCACAGACAATACCACAGCCCCCTTAGAGATGTTTGCTCAGAACTACAGTTTCTGCCTG TATGGGTCCAGAGTCGGGGTTTCAAGACGCTTAAATCAAAGACCAGACGAGTGAACTCTGGCTACGCTGGTCCAGTAGAATCTGAGAGTTACACACCAGCTTTCATGAAG GGGCTGCTCTTGAGAGACAAAGGGGCCGAAGCACAGTCGCTGGACCAAGTGGTACAGCAAAGAAACCTGCCAGAAAACCAGCACGAGGCTTTCAAGACTGGTTTCACTGAGGGATTCATGAGGTCCCAAGCTTTAACGCAGAGAATACAAG ATTCACTGAGGAGAACCAGGCTGATCCTGCTGGTCCTCCTCCTCATTGGCATGTATGGCCTGTCAAGAACCCCATTTCTCTCTGGTAAAGGCTCCttttctgatgctg TGAGGTTCCGCACCACATCTGGTCTGGACTCAGCAGTGGATCCCATCCAGATGAAGAATGTGACATTTGATCATGTCAAAGGAGTGGAGGAGGCCAAGAATGAGTTACAAGATGTCGTGGAGTTTCtcaagaacccgcagaagttcACTGTTTTGGGTGGAAAGCTGCCTAAGG GAATCCTTCTCGTCGGTCCTCCAGGAACAGGAAAGACTCTGTTAGCCCGAGCCGTGGCCGGAGAGGCCGACGTGCCTTTCTACTACGCTTCCGGATCAGAGTTTGATGAAATGTTTGTGGGTGTTGGTGCAAGTCGAATCAGGAATCTTTTCA AAGAGGCAAAAGCTAATGCTCCCTGTGTCATCTTCATTGATGAGTTGGACAGCGTGGGCGGAAAGAGGATCGAGTCTCCTATGCACCCTTACTCCAGACAAACTATAAACCAGCTGCTGGCAGAGATGGACGG ATTTAAACCAAATGAAGGCGTCATCGTTATTGGTGCAACAAACTTTGCAGAAGCTTTGGATAA TGCTCTGGTGAGGCCTGGGAGGTTCGACATGCAGGTCACCGTCCCTCGTCCTGATGTTAAAGGACGCACAGAAATTCTCAACTGGTACCTCTCCAAGATCAAAATGGACCCTG CCGTTGAAGCAGAGATTATCGCCCGGGGCACAGTGGGTTTCTCTGGGGCAGACCTCGAGAACCTGGTCAACCAGGCAGCCCTGAAGGCAGCTGTGGACGAAAAGGAGATGGTCACGATGAAGGACCTAGAGTTCGCTAAGGATAAGATCCTCATGG GTCCTGAGAGGCGAAGTGTTGAAATAGACAAGAAGAATAAAACCATAACAGCGTACCACGAGTCAGGCCATGCCATTGTTGCCTATTACACCAAAGATGCGATGCCCATCAATAAGGCTACCATCATGCCCAGAGGACCAACTCTTGGCCAT GTGTCCATGCTCCCAGAGAACGACCGCTGGAGTGAGACACGAGCCCAGCTGCTGGCTCAGATGGATGTCAGCATGGGCGGCCGGGTAGCAGAGGAGCTCATCTTTGGGGATGACAACATCACCACAG GAGCGTCCAGTGACTTTGATGGTGCGACCAAAATTGCAAAAATGATGGTTACCAGGTTCGGCATGAGTGACAAG CTCGGTGTCATGACCTACAGAGACGTGTCCAAGCAGAGCCCCGAGACACAAGCCGCcatcgaacaggaagtcagagtTTTACTGAAA GATTCCTACGAACGAGCGAAAAGCCTTCTGAAGACTTACAGCAAGGAACACAAGACGCTGGCAGACGCCCTGCTAAGATATGAAACTCTGGATGCCAAAGAGATCAAGAAAGTGCTTGAGGGAAAAGCTCTGGACCACTAA